From Blastocatellia bacterium, a single genomic window includes:
- the hisS gene encoding histidine--tRNA ligase: MIQTVRGTFDVLPSEIPRWRLLEETARAVFRCYGYREIRTPIFERTELFARSVGEETDIVAKEMYTFTDRSGESLSLRPESTASVVRAYIQHKMWTWGSLVKLFYLGPHFRYERPQKGRFRQFHQIGAEAIGQTDDPAIDAELIEMVEEYLDRLGIVERALFINSVGCSRCRPAYVRHLKEALAGAIARMCENCQRRYETNPLRILDCKVEEDQSFIERAPALLDHLCAECAAHFEALRRHLEARGIAYQIASRLVRGLDYYTRTAFEITSARLGAQNAVAGGGRYDGLSELLGGPPAKGIGFALGVERLLLALPEKAAVADDAPDLYIAYLGEAARQEAFRVARRLRRAGLVVIYDFEERKLRRLMAQADRVKARYALLIGEDELAAGRYTLRDLQTGEQEALSEEALVQKLSTSRKSSASACR; the protein is encoded by the coding sequence GTGATTCAAACGGTTCGCGGAACCTTCGACGTCCTTCCGAGCGAGATCCCCCGCTGGCGCCTTCTGGAGGAGACGGCGCGCGCCGTCTTCCGCTGCTACGGATATCGCGAGATTCGCACGCCGATCTTCGAGCGGACGGAGCTCTTCGCCCGTAGCGTTGGCGAGGAGACGGACATCGTCGCCAAGGAGATGTACACCTTCACGGATCGGAGTGGAGAGAGTTTGAGCTTGCGGCCGGAGAGTACGGCCTCGGTCGTCCGTGCCTACATCCAGCATAAGATGTGGACGTGGGGGAGCTTGGTGAAGCTCTTTTATCTCGGGCCGCACTTTCGCTATGAGCGACCGCAAAAAGGGCGCTTTCGACAATTCCATCAAATCGGAGCGGAGGCGATTGGGCAAACCGATGATCCGGCTATTGATGCCGAGTTGATCGAGATGGTGGAAGAATATCTGGATCGCCTTGGCATCGTCGAACGCGCGCTCTTCATCAATTCGGTCGGGTGTTCACGATGTCGTCCGGCGTATGTGCGGCACTTGAAGGAGGCGCTCGCGGGAGCGATCGCTCGCATGTGCGAGAATTGTCAACGGCGGTATGAGACGAATCCTCTGCGCATCCTCGATTGCAAGGTGGAGGAGGATCAGTCGTTCATCGAGCGAGCGCCGGCGTTGCTCGATCATCTTTGCGCTGAGTGTGCGGCGCATTTTGAAGCTCTACGTCGGCATCTGGAGGCGCGGGGGATTGCGTATCAGATCGCGTCGCGGCTTGTGCGCGGGCTCGACTATTACACCCGCACGGCCTTTGAGATCACCAGTGCGCGGTTAGGCGCGCAGAATGCCGTCGCGGGCGGCGGACGATATGATGGACTCTCAGAGCTGCTTGGTGGGCCGCCAGCCAAAGGGATCGGGTTCGCTTTAGGGGTAGAGCGATTGCTCTTGGCCCTGCCCGAGAAGGCGGCGGTCGCCGACGACGCGCCGGATCTGTATATCGCCTATCTCGGGGAGGCGGCGCGTCAAGAAGCGTTCCGCGTGGCTCGACGGCTGCGGCGCGCTGGCTTAGTCGTGATCTACGATTTCGAGGAGCGGAAGCTCCGACGACTGATGGCGCAGGCCGATCGAGTGAAAGCGCGCTATGCGCTCTTGATCGGCGAGGATGAATTGGCGGCCGGACGTTATACGCTTCGCGATCTGCAGACGGGCGAACAAGAGGCGCTTTCGGAAGAAGCCCTTGTGCAGAAGCTCTCGACCTCGCGGAAGTCCTCCGCGAGCGCATGCCGCTGA
- the aspS gene encoding aspartate--tRNA ligase has protein sequence MVRTHTCGELRPEQAGQRVLLMGWVHRRRDLGPLTFLDLRDRYGITQIVCDEQRAPDAHAVAKLVRNEYVIAVSGIVVRRAPETVNPKIATGEIEVVAERVIILNPSKTPPFPIEDERGSPPSEDVRLRYRYLDLRRSRMQRNLILRHRAALIARQYFDRQGFLEIETPMLIKSTPEGARDFIVPSRLHPGKFYALPQSPQLFKQLLMVAGFDRYFQIVRCFRDEDLRADRQPEFTQIDVEMSFATPEAIFALIEPLMEELCRLVGREIVRPFPRLSFAEAIERYGTEKPDLRFGMELVDLTPWLHDVEFAPYRRTLDDGGVIKGIAVAGGVKYSRKQLDELAEIARRAGLPGLTWIKLGDGEATSALVKALGSAKVEALVRATGADRGDLVLIAAGPRAVVNEALGLLRLEIARREGWADETEFRFVWITDFPMFEWDPNEHRWSAVHHPFTSPRDEDIDRLETDPASVRAKAYDLVLNGVEIGGGSIRIHRRDIQQRVFRVIGLDEEEARRKFGFLLDAFEYGAPPHGGIALGFDRLVMLLAGETSIREVIAFPKTASATDLMLECPSEVSPEQLDELGLVLKPKRMSEAPHGEDPDSPRPSGE, from the coding sequence TTGGTTCGGACGCATACTTGTGGAGAACTGCGTCCGGAGCAAGCTGGGCAACGCGTCCTTCTCATGGGATGGGTGCATCGGCGGCGCGATCTTGGTCCACTGACGTTTCTTGATCTTCGCGACCGATACGGAATCACGCAGATCGTGTGCGACGAACAACGGGCTCCTGACGCGCATGCCGTGGCCAAACTCGTTCGCAACGAGTACGTCATCGCCGTCAGTGGGATCGTCGTGCGCCGAGCCCCGGAGACGGTCAATCCGAAGATCGCGACTGGGGAGATCGAGGTCGTGGCCGAGCGCGTGATCATCCTCAATCCCTCGAAAACGCCACCGTTCCCCATTGAGGACGAGCGCGGAAGTCCGCCTTCGGAAGATGTGCGCTTGCGCTATCGCTATCTCGATCTGCGCCGATCTCGCATGCAGCGCAACCTCATCCTTCGGCATCGCGCGGCCTTGATCGCGCGCCAGTATTTCGATCGGCAGGGCTTCTTGGAGATCGAGACGCCGATGCTCATCAAGTCCACCCCGGAAGGAGCGCGCGACTTCATTGTCCCGAGCCGATTGCATCCTGGGAAATTCTACGCCTTGCCCCAATCCCCTCAGCTCTTCAAGCAACTCCTCATGGTGGCGGGCTTCGATCGGTACTTTCAGATCGTGCGTTGCTTTCGCGATGAGGATCTGCGTGCGGATCGGCAGCCGGAGTTCACGCAGATTGACGTGGAGATGTCCTTCGCCACGCCCGAGGCGATTTTCGCCTTGATCGAGCCGCTCATGGAGGAATTGTGCCGGCTCGTGGGGCGAGAGATTGTCCGACCATTTCCACGCCTCTCCTTTGCGGAAGCGATCGAACGCTATGGGACGGAGAAGCCGGACCTGCGCTTCGGCATGGAGCTTGTGGACCTCACGCCGTGGCTGCATGACGTTGAATTCGCCCCCTATCGGCGAACGCTCGATGATGGCGGGGTCATCAAGGGAATCGCCGTGGCAGGGGGAGTTAAATATTCGCGGAAGCAGTTGGACGAGTTGGCTGAGATCGCTCGGCGCGCAGGGCTCCCGGGACTGACGTGGATTAAGCTGGGAGACGGCGAGGCGACATCGGCGCTTGTGAAAGCCCTCGGATCGGCGAAAGTGGAAGCGCTCGTGCGCGCGACGGGAGCCGATCGAGGAGATCTCGTGCTCATCGCTGCCGGACCGCGCGCTGTGGTGAACGAAGCGTTAGGGCTTCTGCGCCTGGAGATCGCGCGGCGCGAAGGTTGGGCCGACGAGACGGAATTTCGATTCGTGTGGATCACCGATTTCCCCATGTTCGAGTGGGATCCGAACGAGCATCGGTGGAGCGCCGTACATCATCCCTTCACGTCTCCCCGTGACGAGGACATAGATCGGTTGGAGACGGATCCCGCCTCCGTGCGCGCCAAAGCGTACGACCTCGTCCTAAATGGTGTGGAGATCGGAGGGGGATCTATTCGTATTCATCGGCGAGACATCCAGCAGCGCGTCTTTCGCGTGATCGGGCTCGATGAGGAAGAAGCGCGGCGCAAATTCGGCTTTTTGCTCGACGCGTTCGAATACGGCGCGCCGCCGCATGGCGGCATCGCGCTGGGCTTCGACCGATTGGTCATGTTGCTTGCGGGGGAGACGTCCATTCGAGAGGTGATCGCGTTCCCGAAGACGGCGAGCGCGACGGATCTCATGCTCGAATGTCCGAGCGAAGTCTCTCCGGAGCAACTGGACGAATTGGGCCTCGTCCTCAAACCGAAGCGAATGAGCGAGGCACCCCATGGGGAAGATCCGGATTCTCCCAGACCTTCTGGCGAGTAA
- the mutL gene encoding DNA mismatch repair endonuclease MutL, producing MGKIRILPDLLASKIAAGEVVERPASVAKELVENALDAGSRRICIEVELGGKKLVRVTDDGEGMTRDDALLAFERHATSKIASVEDLERIATLGFRGEALPAIAAVSRVLLRTKTATDLVGTEIEIEGGKIKDVRECAWAGGTDVHVRDLFYNVPARRKFLKSDATELFHVTNLVTHYALCYPHVAFRVQHGGRTLLDVAAVETLRERAYQVFGAEFLASVVELEHASEGVRVYGFASKPNWGRTTREAQYFFVNGRYVRDRLLTQALGESYRTLLPTGTHPAAILFIELPPSEVDVNVHPAKIEVRFRRPAHVQATVIEAVRRALQQARPIVEVRRTATEPVARTGTERALSREAFRLQAPLVPPAPRQSSLGLTFSPTGASEARPTTVSSEDALRSSAARERPSISPQCLARPSLETIEEETAVGHVHLIGQFRQSFIIAATDRELLLIDQHAAHERILFERFRERLAREALPAQPLLVPEIIELTPAQQAVFESAREELMRLGIEVEEFSGRALALTALPADVPVSEARSLVLELLEIADQERRSPPERLRDRLAASLACRAAVKIHTPLTETMMRWLVDELFRASFPTSCPHGRPVVVRFTLREIERLFHR from the coding sequence ATGGGGAAGATCCGGATTCTCCCAGACCTTCTGGCGAGTAAGATCGCGGCGGGCGAAGTCGTCGAGCGTCCGGCGTCGGTCGCGAAGGAGCTGGTCGAGAACGCGCTCGATGCCGGGAGTCGGCGGATTTGTATCGAGGTGGAGCTCGGGGGAAAGAAGCTCGTGCGCGTCACCGATGATGGCGAAGGGATGACGCGCGATGATGCGCTGCTGGCCTTCGAGCGACATGCCACGAGCAAGATCGCATCGGTCGAGGATCTGGAGCGCATCGCGACCCTTGGATTTCGAGGCGAAGCCTTGCCTGCGATTGCCGCTGTCTCGCGCGTCCTTTTGCGGACGAAGACGGCGACGGATCTGGTGGGGACGGAGATCGAGATCGAAGGAGGGAAGATCAAGGATGTGCGCGAGTGCGCGTGGGCCGGAGGAACCGATGTGCACGTCCGCGATCTCTTCTACAATGTCCCAGCGCGCCGCAAGTTCCTCAAAAGCGACGCGACCGAGTTGTTCCACGTCACGAATCTGGTGACGCATTATGCCCTCTGCTACCCGCACGTAGCCTTTCGCGTGCAACACGGGGGACGGACGCTGCTTGACGTCGCGGCCGTGGAGACGCTGCGGGAGCGCGCCTATCAGGTCTTCGGCGCCGAGTTCCTCGCGAGCGTGGTTGAGCTGGAACATGCGAGTGAGGGAGTGCGGGTCTATGGATTCGCTTCCAAGCCGAATTGGGGGCGGACGACCCGCGAGGCGCAATATTTTTTCGTCAATGGCCGCTATGTGCGGGATCGCCTGTTGACGCAAGCGCTCGGCGAGAGCTATCGAACGCTCCTTCCCACAGGGACGCATCCGGCGGCGATTCTATTCATTGAGCTACCGCCGTCGGAGGTGGACGTGAACGTGCATCCGGCGAAGATCGAGGTGCGCTTCCGACGCCCAGCTCACGTGCAAGCGACGGTCATCGAAGCCGTACGTCGAGCCCTGCAGCAGGCGCGGCCAATCGTGGAAGTGAGACGAACGGCGACAGAGCCTGTCGCTCGGACCGGTACCGAGCGCGCGCTCTCGCGGGAGGCGTTTCGTCTTCAAGCGCCGCTCGTCCCTCCGGCGCCACGTCAATCTTCGCTCGGCCTGACCTTCTCACCGACGGGGGCATCCGAAGCGCGGCCGACGACCGTTTCCTCCGAAGACGCTCTGCGATCGAGCGCAGCGAGGGAACGCCCGTCGATCAGTCCGCAGTGCCTGGCGCGTCCATCGCTGGAGACGATCGAGGAGGAGACGGCAGTTGGGCACGTCCACCTTATTGGCCAATTCCGTCAGAGCTTCATCATCGCGGCGACGGATCGGGAGTTGCTGCTCATTGATCAGCATGCCGCGCACGAGCGCATTCTCTTCGAGCGCTTTCGAGAACGCCTCGCTCGCGAGGCATTGCCCGCGCAGCCCCTGCTTGTGCCGGAAATCATCGAGCTGACGCCCGCACAGCAAGCCGTCTTCGAGAGCGCGCGCGAGGAGCTGATGCGGCTGGGAATTGAAGTTGAGGAATTCTCGGGTCGCGCCCTCGCGCTCACGGCGCTTCCGGCAGATGTTCCCGTCTCGGAAGCCCGCTCTCTCGTCCTGGAACTTCTGGAGATCGCCGATCAAGAACGGCGCTCCCCGCCCGAGCGTTTGCGCGACCGTCTGGCGGCGAGCCTCGCCTGTCGCGCGGCCGTGAAAATCCATACTCCCCTGACTGAGACGATGATGCGCTGGCTCGTAGATGAACTGTTTCGTGCGTCCTTCCCCACGAGCTGTCCCCACGGGCGACCGGTCGTGGTGAGGTTCACGCTTCGAGAGATCGAGCGGCTCTTTCACCGATAA
- a CDS encoding gamma carbonic anhydrase family protein gives MILPFRGVWPQIAETAFVEETAIVVGDVEIGEHSSIWFHAVVRGDVHRIRIGRDTNIQDGVVVHVTGGRFPVLIGDRVTIGHRAIVHGCTIGDECLIGMGAILLDGVVVGERSLIAAGSVVREGTQVPPGSLVAGVPARIVRELTEEELRRIEGGWRSYRELKEQYLAGRVRGTG, from the coding sequence ATGATCCTGCCATTTCGTGGCGTTTGGCCTCAGATCGCCGAGACAGCTTTTGTGGAAGAGACGGCGATCGTCGTCGGGGACGTGGAGATCGGAGAACACTCTTCGATTTGGTTCCATGCGGTGGTGCGCGGCGATGTCCATCGCATCCGCATTGGGCGGGACACGAACATTCAAGACGGGGTGGTGGTGCATGTGACGGGTGGACGGTTCCCGGTACTCATCGGCGATCGCGTCACGATTGGGCATCGGGCGATCGTTCATGGGTGCACGATCGGCGATGAGTGCTTAATCGGGATGGGAGCGATCCTCTTAGACGGCGTTGTCGTCGGAGAGCGATCGCTCATCGCGGCCGGATCGGTCGTTCGCGAGGGGACGCAAGTGCCGCCGGGATCTCTCGTGGCGGGAGTTCCGGCGCGAATTGTGCGCGAGCTGACCGAAGAGGAATTGCGTCGGATCGAGGGAGGATGGCGGAGCTATCGGGAGTTGAAGGAACAATATCTCGCCGGACGGGTGAGAGGCACGGGGTGA
- a CDS encoding APC family permease, whose translation MAEERTAVVELRRDVTVWGSYMWGFADVGADTFVALGLVFAFSEGAAPLAFLLAGTVYILVGLAYTELASAYPVAGGGQYFALRGLGDFWSLVAGSALVLDYTLCTALFAYFAVTYFSHFVPALAEATLAIGPFEHVRVGLALATLLLIAFLTWLNVRGMRQASLLNELIGVLIILMESLIISMGLIFAWKPELLMAQWTETFANFHPRQFLYGASLAIISFVGLESISQAAQETRRPATIVPRTSIVLVFTVFLFAVSLSVLTLGTVRWEVFLDERNIGRSVAIVAGHLPWIGRVAEDVTAALAVLVLMLSSNSGVMSVSRVAFSMSRYDSISSWFEHVHPRYRTPARTIVIFSAIAALQVVLASLTESAIDTLANMYAFGATLGYTLVMVSLIRLRFTDPYTPRPYRVPFNIPIRREGTIIHVPILGIIGLAGITAVLVIVLFTHEIAAVAGPAWVLLSSLYYAWYRWRRGLPIFRSVPRHWEKEQMEVLEAAEEYDLLEQYRIALAERDRWRRRLNHEAGTIVE comes from the coding sequence ATGGCCGAGGAACGGACGGCAGTGGTAGAATTGCGACGGGATGTCACGGTCTGGGGCTCCTACATGTGGGGCTTCGCCGATGTCGGTGCCGATACATTCGTCGCGCTCGGTTTGGTCTTCGCCTTCTCGGAGGGTGCGGCTCCACTGGCCTTCTTGCTCGCGGGGACGGTCTACATCCTAGTGGGCCTGGCTTACACGGAATTGGCTTCGGCCTATCCGGTGGCCGGCGGCGGACAATATTTCGCCCTGCGCGGCCTGGGCGATTTTTGGAGCTTGGTGGCCGGCAGCGCGCTCGTGCTCGATTACACCCTCTGCACAGCGCTCTTCGCTTACTTCGCCGTGACCTATTTCTCGCACTTCGTGCCGGCGTTGGCTGAGGCGACGCTGGCGATCGGACCGTTTGAGCATGTGCGCGTCGGGCTGGCGCTCGCGACGCTCCTGCTCATTGCGTTCCTCACGTGGTTGAACGTGCGGGGGATGCGGCAGGCCAGCCTGCTGAATGAGCTGATCGGGGTGCTGATCATCCTCATGGAATCGCTCATCATCTCGATGGGGCTCATCTTCGCATGGAAGCCGGAGCTGTTGATGGCGCAGTGGACGGAGACGTTCGCAAATTTCCATCCGCGCCAATTCCTCTATGGTGCATCGCTGGCGATCATCTCCTTCGTGGGCTTGGAATCCATCTCGCAAGCGGCGCAGGAGACACGGCGGCCGGCCACAATCGTCCCTCGGACTTCGATCGTGTTGGTCTTCACAGTCTTCCTCTTCGCTGTCTCGCTCTCGGTGCTCACCCTCGGCACGGTGCGGTGGGAGGTCTTCCTGGATGAGCGCAACATCGGGCGCTCGGTAGCGATCGTGGCGGGGCATCTGCCGTGGATCGGGCGCGTCGCCGAAGACGTGACGGCCGCGCTGGCTGTGCTCGTCCTCATGCTCTCCTCCAACTCTGGTGTGATGAGCGTCTCCCGCGTGGCGTTCTCCATGAGTCGGTACGATTCCATCTCTTCGTGGTTCGAACACGTTCATCCGCGATATCGCACCCCAGCGCGCACGATCGTCATCTTCTCGGCGATCGCGGCGCTCCAGGTGGTGTTGGCTTCCTTGACCGAGAGTGCCATTGACACGCTGGCCAATATGTACGCCTTCGGCGCGACGCTCGGCTATACGCTCGTCATGGTCTCGCTCATCCGGCTGCGCTTCACCGATCCCTATACGCCTCGCCCCTATCGCGTGCCGTTCAACATCCCGATTCGGCGAGAGGGCACGATCATTCACGTCCCCATTTTGGGGATCATCGGGCTTGCTGGAATCACCGCCGTTCTCGTGATTGTGCTCTTCACGCATGAGATTGCGGCTGTAGCAGGGCCGGCGTGGGTCCTTCTCAGTTCCCTGTACTATGCGTGGTATCGCTGGCGGAGAGGATTGCCGATCTTCCGGAGCGTGCCGCGCCATTGGGAGAAGGAGCAGATGGAAGTTCTCGAAGCCGCCGAGGAGTACGATCTCTTGGAACAATACCGCATCGCCCTCGCGGAACGGGATCGGTGGAGGAGGCGACTCAATCATGAAGCTGGAACCATCGTGGAATGA
- the groL gene encoding chaperonin GroEL (60 kDa chaperone family; promotes refolding of misfolded polypeptides especially under stressful conditions; forms two stacked rings of heptamers to form a barrel-shaped 14mer; ends can be capped by GroES; misfolded proteins enter the barrel where they are refolded when GroES binds), which translates to MAKRIVHGEHSRQALLRGINKLADAVRITLGPRGRNVILEKRYGSPTITKDGVTVAKEIELSDALENVGAQMVREVAAKTSEVAGDGTTTATILAQAIFREGVKNVAAGANPMALKRGIEQAVARAVEEIRRLARPVKGDAIAAVGTISANGDATIGHLIAEAMERVGKDGVITVEESRTIETTLEVVEGLQFDRGFLSPYFITDPERMECVLTDAAILIHEKRISSVKDLLPLLEQIARAGRPLLIIAEDVEAEALATLVVNRLRGTLQVCAVRAPGFGERRRAMLEDIAILTGGRLIAEELGIRLENVTLKELGRAKRVIVDKDTTTIVEGLGKKSDLEARIRQLRAQIEETTSDYDREKLQERLAKLAGGVAIIKVGAATETELKEKKARVEDALHATRAALEEGIVPGGGVAFIRALKALETLRLEDPDEQTGVTIVKRALEEPLRQIAANAGLEGAVVVERVKAERNEHFGFNAETEQFEDLVKAGIIDPAKVSRVALQNASSIASLLITTETLVTEIKEEAEESPAPSMEF; encoded by the coding sequence ATGGCCAAGCGTATCGTTCATGGGGAGCATTCCCGTCAAGCTCTCCTGCGGGGGATCAACAAATTGGCCGATGCCGTGAGGATCACCCTCGGGCCACGAGGTCGGAACGTCATCTTGGAGAAGCGATATGGCTCGCCGACGATCACCAAAGACGGCGTGACCGTCGCCAAGGAGATTGAGCTGAGCGATGCTTTGGAGAACGTGGGCGCGCAGATGGTCCGAGAGGTCGCAGCGAAGACGTCGGAGGTCGCTGGCGATGGGACGACGACGGCGACGATCCTGGCGCAAGCGATCTTTCGCGAAGGCGTGAAGAACGTCGCCGCGGGCGCCAATCCGATGGCCTTGAAGCGCGGGATTGAACAAGCCGTCGCGCGCGCGGTCGAGGAGATTCGCCGTTTAGCTCGTCCCGTCAAAGGCGACGCCATCGCGGCTGTCGGAACGATCTCGGCCAACGGGGATGCGACCATCGGCCACCTCATCGCTGAAGCCATGGAACGCGTGGGCAAAGACGGCGTCATCACTGTCGAAGAATCCCGCACGATTGAGACGACGCTCGAGGTTGTCGAAGGCTTACAATTCGATCGCGGGTTCCTCTCCCCTTATTTCATCACGGATCCCGAGCGCATGGAATGCGTCCTCACGGACGCCGCCATTCTCATTCACGAGAAGCGCATCAGCTCGGTGAAGGATTTGCTCCCGCTACTGGAACAGATCGCACGGGCGGGACGGCCGCTGCTCATCATCGCCGAGGACGTGGAAGCGGAGGCGCTAGCGACGCTGGTCGTCAACCGCTTGCGAGGTACGCTGCAGGTCTGCGCCGTGCGGGCTCCGGGATTTGGCGAGCGACGTCGAGCGATGCTCGAAGACATCGCCATCCTGACCGGGGGACGCCTCATCGCGGAGGAGTTGGGGATTCGCTTGGAGAACGTGACGCTCAAAGAGCTTGGCCGCGCCAAGCGCGTGATCGTGGACAAAGACACGACGACGATCGTCGAGGGGCTTGGGAAGAAGAGCGATCTCGAGGCGCGCATCCGACAACTGCGCGCGCAGATCGAGGAGACGACGTCCGACTACGATCGCGAGAAGTTACAGGAGCGCTTGGCCAAGCTCGCGGGTGGCGTGGCCATCATCAAAGTGGGGGCAGCGACCGAGACCGAGTTGAAGGAGAAGAAGGCGCGCGTCGAAGATGCCTTGCACGCGACGCGCGCCGCTCTCGAAGAGGGGATCGTGCCCGGCGGAGGCGTCGCCTTCATCCGCGCCCTTAAGGCCCTGGAGACGCTTCGCCTCGAAGATCCGGATGAACAGACGGGGGTCACCATCGTCAAGCGTGCGCTCGAAGAGCCGCTGCGCCAAATCGCCGCTAACGCCGGCCTAGAGGGGGCCGTCGTCGTCGAGCGAGTGAAGGCCGAACGCAATGAGCACTTCGGCTTCAACGCGGAGACAGAGCAATTCGAGGACCTCGTCAAAGCCGGCATCATCGATCCGGCCAAAGTCAGCCGCGTCGCCCTCCAAAATGCTTCGTCCATCGCGTCGCTGCTCATCACGACGGAGACGCTCGTGACGGAGATCAAGGAGGAGGCGGAAGAATCGCCCGCGCCCTCGATGGAATTCTGA
- a CDS encoding tetratricopeptide repeat protein, with product MAERARAKSTARGVAIAAALFVFGAIIRAQERAPILVLPFENKTREADYHWVGEACSLFLSDLLAQVGESVVSPDDRRAAYEQLRLPEGLVLTRASALLVAEQLGAERLVMGTYQVSGAKGQERLTLTARVIRVSEARMLTNELTLGAPLQDLPSLLGALVGEVLGDRLSAAARQDMKQRAATLPVSVLELFAKARMAADPQIALQFLRRAEQAAKGKVYAPLLLELGRTYAQQKQCAEAVSYLRRLSHESPAHREAQFYLGVCAIQQQEWDRALEIYRALARAWPLAEVYNNLALVELRLGQVEAAVSNFSRAVERAETDPDIRFNYGYALWKHGDFENALVQLRHVVRRRPADGEAHYLLGKSWHRLGREEEAQGALALARRYLPQFAEWEKVADPPIVPRLKMRLSRRGEGGSRGLLSRAPMGRPSEAVREAEALLESGRDEEALAILEGVLRTRPDWAEAHLLKARLYLRRGNWREAADAAHAAAFWNPQSASAHLLLARIYLAVGERERARLSVERALALDPNNVEARELGQSLGASPRKP from the coding sequence ATGGCCGAAAGAGCGAGAGCGAAGAGCACAGCGCGGGGCGTTGCCATAGCTGCCGCGCTCTTCGTATTCGGGGCCATCATTCGGGCGCAGGAGAGAGCGCCGATTCTCGTCTTACCCTTCGAGAACAAGACCCGCGAGGCCGATTATCACTGGGTGGGAGAAGCCTGTTCGCTTTTTCTCTCCGATCTGCTGGCGCAGGTGGGAGAGTCGGTCGTCTCACCCGATGATCGGCGAGCCGCGTATGAGCAGCTTCGCTTGCCCGAGGGCTTAGTCCTGACGCGCGCCTCGGCGCTCCTCGTCGCTGAGCAGCTCGGCGCTGAGCGACTCGTGATGGGGACATATCAGGTGAGCGGGGCCAAGGGACAAGAACGCCTCACCCTCACGGCGCGCGTGATCCGGGTGTCAGAAGCTCGAATGCTGACGAATGAATTGACGTTGGGCGCTCCGCTTCAAGACTTGCCTTCGCTTTTGGGAGCGCTCGTGGGCGAAGTGCTCGGCGATCGCCTCTCGGCGGCTGCGCGTCAAGACATGAAGCAGCGCGCCGCAACGCTGCCGGTGAGCGTGTTGGAGCTTTTTGCGAAAGCGCGAATGGCGGCGGATCCTCAAATCGCGCTTCAATTTCTTCGGCGTGCGGAGCAAGCGGCCAAGGGGAAGGTCTATGCCCCATTGCTTCTGGAGCTTGGGCGAACGTATGCCCAGCAGAAGCAGTGTGCTGAGGCAGTGTCTTATCTTCGTCGCCTGAGCCATGAATCTCCGGCGCATCGAGAAGCGCAGTTTTACCTGGGCGTTTGCGCCATCCAGCAGCAAGAGTGGGATCGCGCGCTGGAGATCTATCGAGCGCTGGCTCGCGCGTGGCCGCTTGCGGAGGTCTACAATAACCTCGCGCTCGTCGAGCTGCGATTGGGGCAGGTGGAGGCGGCCGTGAGCAACTTCTCGCGAGCGGTCGAACGCGCCGAGACGGATCCCGACATCCGCTTCAACTACGGCTACGCGCTGTGGAAGCATGGGGATTTCGAGAACGCTCTCGTGCAATTGCGGCATGTCGTGCGACGCCGTCCGGCGGATGGAGAAGCGCATTATCTCTTGGGAAAGAGCTGGCACCGTTTGGGTCGTGAGGAAGAGGCTCAAGGAGCGCTCGCGTTAGCCCGCCGGTACCTCCCGCAATTCGCCGAGTGGGAGAAGGTCGCCGATCCCCCGATCGTGCCTCGACTCAAGATGCGCCTCTCGCGGCGAGGCGAAGGGGGGAGTCGTGGGCTCTTGTCGCGCGCTCCGATGGGGCGTCCGTCCGAAGCCGTGCGCGAGGCGGAAGCACTGCTGGAGAGCGGTCGGGATGAAGAAGCGTTGGCCATCCTGGAGGGGGTATTGAGAACGAGGCCGGATTGGGCCGAGGCGCATCTGCTGAAGGCGCGTCTCTATCTCCGGCGAGGGAATTGGCGTGAAGCTGCCGACGCCGCGCACGCAGCGGCGTTTTGGAATCCGCAATCGGCGTCAGCTCATCTGCTGCTGGCGCGTATCTATCTGGCCGTGGGCGAACGTGAGCGCGCGCGTCTGAGCGTGGAGCGAGCACTAGCCCTCGATCCGAACAACGTGGAAGCGCGCGAGCTGGGGCAATCCCTGGGCGCGAGTCCGCGCAAACCGTGA